The following proteins are encoded in a genomic region of Arcobacter suis CECT 7833:
- a CDS encoding TatD family hydrolase: MIIDTHCHLDNKQYYEDIDNIIQNALNHNVKGFLIPGADFDDLPQAVKLAEKYDEVFFAVGIHPYDIDKFDEATMEKYVNHPKCIAIGECGLDYFRLPEDEIEKQENIKKQKEVFIAQIEFAKKVKKPLIVHIREASNDSKQILIDYNAKEVGGVLHCYNASEHLLPLSEHNFYFGIGGVLTFKNAKKLVEILPKIPKEKLLIETDAPYLTPHPHRGERNEPYYTVFVAQKMAELLQFDEDEIQKLTTNNAKRLFKEFSSLS, encoded by the coding sequence ATAATTATTGATACACATTGTCATTTAGACAACAAACAATATTACGAAGATATTGATAATATTATTCAAAATGCTTTAAATCATAATGTAAAAGGTTTTTTAATTCCTGGCGCTGATTTTGATGATTTGCCTCAAGCTGTAAAATTAGCTGAAAAATATGATGAAGTTTTTTTTGCAGTTGGAATTCATCCTTATGATATAGATAAGTTTGATGAAGCAACTATGGAAAAATATGTAAATCATCCAAAATGTATTGCTATTGGTGAATGTGGTTTGGATTATTTTAGACTTCCAGAAGATGAAATTGAAAAACAAGAAAATATAAAAAAACAAAAAGAGGTTTTTATAGCTCAAATTGAGTTTGCAAAAAAAGTAAAAAAACCTTTGATTGTTCATATACGAGAAGCTTCAAATGATTCAAAACAAATATTGATTGATTATAATGCAAAAGAAGTTGGTGGAGTTTTGCATTGTTACAATGCAAGTGAACATTTACTTCCTTTATCTGAACACAATTTTTATTTTGGAATAGGTGGGGTTTTAACTTTTAAAAATGCAAAAAAGTTGGTTGAAATTCTTCCTAAAATTCCAAAAGAGAAGTTATTAATTGAAACTGATGCTCCTTATCTTACTCCTCATCCTCATAGAGGTGAAAGAAATGAACCTTATTATACAGTTTTTGTAGCCCAAAAAATGGCTGAACTTCTTCAATTTGATGAAGATGAAATACAAAAATTAACAACAAATAATGCTAAAAGATTATTTAAAGAGTTTTCTAGTCTTTCTTAG